ACCGGTCCGCGTCCTCGACGCCGTCACCCACGACATCGCCACCGGACGCATGAACTCCCGCGTCGCCGCCACCGGCGGACCGCCCGAACTACGACGCCTCGCCCACTCGTTCAACGAGATGGCCGACAACGTCGAGGACGCGCTGGAACAGCAGCGGGCCTTCGTCGCCGACGCCTCCCACCAGCTGCGCAACCCGCTCGCCGCGCTGCTCCTGCGGATCGAGCTGCTCGCTCTGGAGCTCCCCGAGGGCAACGAGGAGATCGCTTCCGTACGCACCGAGGGCAAGCGCCTCGCGCAGGTCCTCGACGACCTCCTCGACCTGGCGCTCGCCGAGCACGCGGCGGCCGAGCTGCGGCTCATCGACGTCGGTGCGCTCACCGCCGAGCGGGTCGCGTCCTGGCGCCCGGTCGCCGAGGACAAGGGCGTCACCCTGACCGGGGAGTGCGGGGCGGTCACCGCCTGGGCGGACCCGGTTGCCCTCTCCAGCGCCCTCGACGCCGTGATCGACAACGCGCTCAAGTTCACCCCCGCCGGGGAGTCGGTCACGGTCACCGTCGTCCCGGACCGGTCGACCGTGGCCGTCGTCGTCGCCGACCAGGGGCCCGGCCTCACCGAGGAGGAGCTCGGCCGGGTCGGCGACCGCTTCTGGCGCTCGGGCCGGCACCAGAACATCAAGGGCTCGGGCCTCGGCCTCTCCATCGCGAGCGTCCTGCTGACGGCGGGCGGCGGAGGCATCGCGTACGCGCCGAACGAGCCGCACGGGCTACGGGTGACGGTCACCGTCCCGCGCATCCCGCACGACGCCTGAAGCGTGCTGCAGGCCGGGGGCGCTCCACCGGGATTCCCCTGGTGGAGCGCCACGCCTACGCCCGGCGCCCGGCCGGCTCGGGGCCTAGTAGCCGCGGGTGGTGATGCCACCCGACTTGACGATCGTGAAGGCCGGACAGAACACGTAGGACTTGCCCGAGGTCTGCCAGGACGTGGGCTCAAGAACGACGTCCTTGCCACCGAGATACGGCGTGCAGATGACGACCGCCTTGTACCGTCCGCCATTGGACTTGCTGCACGAGGCCTGCCAGCCCACCATGCCCTCGTACGAGCCCTTGTAGTAGCTGTTGGTGCATCCGGTCGGGTGTGCCGTGGCCGATGCGGGGGCTGCGGTGGCAGTGGCCGTGCCGGCGATGCCGAGGACGGCTGCAGCGGTGGCGGTGATCAGCGCCCGGTAAGACTTCTGCATCTCTGATGTGCCTTTCTCAGCTCTTGTTGGAGGAGGACGTCTCGACGCCTGCTGAAATGGTTCGGTAGGAACCGTTGCAGTAGGCGTTCGACATGCCGAACTGCCTCCAGGGGCCGCTGAACCATAAGACCTTTCCGGTCTCGGCGTCCTTGCAAATAGCCGTGGCTCGGTAGGATCCGCCGTTGTGCTTTTTGCAGCCGGCGGTGGTCATCCACACACTGACCCGCTCGTACTTGCAGTCGCTCGGGTGTGCCGTTGCTCCGGCTGCGGAAGCCGATGCGGCGGTCACCCCCGGGCCGAGCGCGAAGATTCCGGTGAGTGCGGCACCCAGTGCTGCAGTGGTAATTGATCGCCGTATGGGGGTAGCGGTCAGCAAGTCATTCCACCTGTCTTTGTGGAGAAGTATTACCTGCTTCTTCTTGGCGGCCTTTCGGCCTGACCGATCATGACCATTCCACAGCCCTTGGGGGAGGGCAATCGGATTCCTCGCGATCTGAGGATTACTTGAGCATCGATTCCCTCAAGGGTGCAATTTCGGAATGATTGGCCGAATTCCGTGAGGGTGTTTCAGGACGCACTGTGGCGCAAATCTTTCGAACGGCGTCGGTGCGTGGATCCCCGCACTCGACGCCGATGCCTTCAGAGGGCAGCCCTGAGTCCTGACAGGGTCAGGGCTTCACCGACCGGTAGTAGCGGCGGGCGCCGTCGTGGAGTTGCAGAGGCTCGGTGTAGACGGCCGTCCGCAGGTCCACCAGCTGGGCAGGGTGGACCCGGCGGCCGATGCCGTCCCGGCTCCTGATCACCGTACGGGTGAAGCCCTCCACCAGGTCCTCGTCCGCGTCCACCGTGGTGACCAGCAGGTTCGCCACCGCCAGGGTCTCGATCGGCCGGCCGTCCTGCGCCTTCGCGTACGCGTCCGCCGGGATCACCCCCGACCGGTAGTACCGGGTCGACGCCCCGACGTCGTGCAGTCGGTCGACCAGGCGGGCGTCCAGCGGGATCAGCCGGACCGGGAAGCGCTCGGACAGCTTCTGCACGGCATCGGTCGGCAGGCCGCCCGACCAGAAGAAGGCGTCGAGCTGTCCGCTCTCCAGGAGCCCGGGCATCGTGTCGATGCCGGCCGAGACCGGTTCGATGTCCCGGACGGGCGTCAGGCCGGCCGCCGCGAGGACCCGGTCGGCGATCAGCCGTACGCCTGAGCCGTCCTGGCCGACGCCGACCCGCAGCCCGCGCAGGTCCTGGACCCGCTGCAGCGAGGAGCCCTTGCGCACGACCAGCTGTACGTAGTCGTCGTAGAGCCGCGCGCAGCCGCGCAGCCGCTCGAAACCGGGCCTGCGGTCGCGCTGGTACTGGGCCACCGCGTCCGCCGTCGCGACCGTGAAGTCGGCCTCGCCGGTCGCCACCCGGGCCAGGTTCTGCTGGGAGCCCTCGCTGTCCTTGAGGGTTATCGACACCTCGGGCAGGTCCTGCGCCAGGGCGTTCTTGAGGAGCTCGCCGTACTTCTGGTAGACGCCGGTGGGGACACCCGTACTGAAAGTGACGGAGCCGCTCGGGGCGGGGGAGCCGAAGGGAATCAGCCACCACACGAGCACCGCGCACACCGCGAGCAGCGCGACCGCGACCGCCAGGAGACGGCGGCGGGCGGCACGGGTGAGCGAGGCGAGCATGCCGCGATCCTGCCAGGTCGTCGGCGTGTCTGGCCAGGCTCGGCGGTGCGGGGGCCGGATCGGGCGCATGGCGGGGCTGTGCCGGGAGTCGGATCGGTCCATGGCGGGGCGGTGTCGGAGGTCCGTGCGGGTGCGCGCACGGACCTCCGTACCTGCGAGGGGCGCCGCCGTCAGTAGGCGAAGGCGGACTTGCCCGTCATGGTCGTGGCGACCTGGGTGATGCCGCTGCCGGGCGGCAGCGCCACCGTGGTGCCGGGGGGAGTGGTGGTCGAGCCGTCGCCGAGCTGGGCCGCGGCGTTCGCACCCCAGCCGATCACCGAGCCGTCGTCCAGCGCGGCCACCGTGAAGTCGGCGCCGCCCGCGATGCTCTGCACGCCCTTGAGGCTGTCCAGGACGACCGGGGTGGTGCGGTTGGAGGCCGTGCCGTCGCCGAGCTGCTTGTCGGTGTTCTTGCCCCAGCCGGCCAGGCTGCCGTCGTCGAGGACGGCGAATCCGGACGCGGAGGTGGCGAAGATCCTCGCCACGGCGTCGAGGTAGGCGACGTCGACGGGCTTGTTGCTGTCGGTGGTGGAGTCGTTGCCGAGCTGGCCCTCGGCGCCCTTGCCCCAGGCCTTGACGATGCCGTCGGCGGTGAGCGCGAGGACGTGCTCGCAGCCCACGGAGATCGACTCGACGTCGGCGAGGTCGGGGACCTTCTGCGGGGTCTCGCGCGTGGTGTTGTTGCCGGTGCCGAGGCGGCCGTTGTCGCCCTTGCCCCAGGTCCAGACCGTGCCGTCCTGCCGGAGCGCCACGCTGAAGTCGCAGCCGGCGCCGACGTCCTTGACCTTGTCCAGGCTCTGTACGGGGATCGGTGCCTTGTAGGGGTTGGTGGTGTCCTGGCCGGTGCCGAGCTGCTTGGAGGCGTTGCTGCCCCAGGCGAGGATCCGGCCGCCCTTGACGGCGAGCACGTGGTTGAGGCCCGCGGAGACCTCGCTCACGCCGGAGAGGCCGGCGACGGACGCGGGGAAGGACTGGGCGGTGAGGGTGCCGTTGCCGAGCTGACCGGTGGCGTTGTTGCCCCAGCTCTTCACGGTGCCGTCCTTGAGGAGGGCGACGGCGAAGCCGTTGGCGGCCGCGGCGGCGCCGCCACCGCCGCCGGAGAGCTCGCGGACGTCGTCACGGGTGATGCCGGTGACGGCCGCGGGGGTCTGCTGGGCGAGGACGCTGCCGTTGCCCAGCTGCCCCTGGGCGTTCTCGCCCCAGGCGCGCACCCAGGGGTCGGTGCCGGCGGAGGCGGGGAGGGCGGAGGTGGTGAGGGCCGCGAGGGACAGGGCGGCGAGGAGGGTGGTGCGTGCGGGGAGATGCATGGGGACCTTTCGGGGTCAGTAGGCGTAGCTGGCCTTCCAGACGGTGGAGGCTGCTACGCGGGTCGTGCCACTGCCCTGGGGCAGGGCGAGGACCGGGGTGGGGGAGGCGGTGGTGGTGCCGTCGCCGAGCTGGCCGGAGCCGTTGTCGCCCCAGGCGAGGACGGAGCCGTCGTCGAGGACGGCGAGGGTGTGCTTCCAGCCGCCGGCCAGTGCACGGACGCCGCTCAACCCGGGTGCCGGGACGGGGGTGGTCCGGTCGACGGTGGTGCCGTCGCCGAGCTGGCCGGCCGCGTTCCACCCCCAGGCGCGGACGCTGCCGTCGTCGAGGACGGCGAAGTTGTGATAGCCGCCGGAGTAGATCCTCGCGACGCTGTCGAGGTGCTGGACGTCCACGGGGGACTGGCTGGAGGTCGTGCTGTCGTTGCCGAGCTGGCCGTAGCCGCCGCGGCCCCAGGCCTTGACCGTGCCGTCGGCCGTGAGGGCGACGGTGTGGTAGCAGCCGATGGCGATGGCCACGGCGTCCACCAGGTCCGGCACCTTCTTCGGTGTGTTCTGGTCGGTCGCCGAGCCGATGCCCAGCTGTCCGTCGGTGTTCCGGCCCCAGGTCCAGACCGTGCCGTCCTCGCGGAGGGCGGCGGCGTGGTAGCAGCCGGCGGCCACCTCCTTCACCTTGTCCAGGCTCTGGACGGCGACAGGGCGGGTCGTGGCCGCGGAGTCGGTGAGACCGTTCCCCAGCTGCCCGAAGGCGTTGTCGCCCCAGGCGAGCACGCGTCCGCCGCGTACGGCGAAGGCGAAGTGGACGCCTGCGGCGACCCGGGACACGCCCGAGAGGCCCGCGACGGTCGCCGGGAAGCCCTGGGAAGTGGTGGTGCCGTTGCCGAGCTGGCCGTTGGAGTTGCCGCCCCAGGACTGGACGGTGCCGTCGTTCAGCAGGGCGAGGGCGAAGGAGTTGGCGTTGTTGCCGCCGCCTCCGGCGAGCTCGCGCACGTCGGAGCGTGCGAGGCCCGGGACGGAGGACGGGGTCTGCTGGTCGAGTGTGCTGCCGTTGCCGAGCTGGCCCGCCGTGTTCAGGCCCCAGGCCCGTACCCACGGGTCTCGGGGCTCGGCGTGCGCCGGGGAGACGGCGAGGCAGAGGAGCGCGAGGCAGGCGGCGCCGCGCGCGTATGCGTACGTCATGCCGTTCACCGGCTCAGTACGCGTACGTCGTGTTGCCGCCCAGGGAGACGGCCACGTCCTTGATCGCCGAGCCCTCGTTGAGGATCTTCACCGATTCGAAGCGCGCGACCGTCGTGCCGTTGCCGAGCTGGCCCTCGCCGTTGTGGCCCCAGGCGAAGACGTCGTCCGCCGTGACCGCGACGCCGTGCCGGGCGCCCGCCGCGAGGTGCTGGACGCCCTCCAGGCGCGGGATCTCGACGGGGGCGGTGCGGTTGGTGCGGGAGATGTTGTCGCCGAAGGCCTCGTCGCCCTCCAGGAGCTGGCCGTACTGGTTGTTGCCCCAGCCCCAGACGTGGCTGTCGCTCGTCTTGACGTAGTTGTGGAAGGCGCCCGCCTCGATGTCGGAGACGCCCTCCAGCCAGTCGACGTCGACGGGGACGGTCGAGGACTTCGTGGAGGAGTTGCCGAGCTGGCCGTAGAGGTTGTAGCCCCAGGACTTGACCGTGTCGTCGGCGGTCAGCGCGAGGGCGTGGTAGCAGCCGGCGTCGATCTCCACGATGTTCTCCAGGCCCTGCACCTGCCGGGGTACGGCGCTGGTGGCGCGGTTGCCGGTGCCGAGCTGGCCGTGGATGCCGCGGCCCCAGGCGTACACCTTGCCGTTCTCCAGGAGCGCGAGGCTGAAGTCGCAGCCGGCCGAGATCTGCTTGACCTTGGGCATGCCCTGGACGCGGTCCGGGACCGTACGGCTGTCGCCGGTGCGGTTGTTGCCGAGCTGGCCGTAGGCGTTGTCGCCCCAGGAGTAGACCTGGCCGCTGGTGTCGAGGGCCAGGGCGTGCTTTCCGCCGGCCGCGATGTCCTTGATGTTGGTCAGGCGCGGGACGGTGGTGGGCACGGTCTGGTTGGTGTTGCCGCCGTTGCCGAGCTGGCCGGAGGAGTTGTGGCCCCAGGACTTGACCGTCTTGTCCGTACGGGCGAGGACGAACGAGTCGGCCGAGGACGTGCCGCCGGCCGAGACCTGGTCGACGTCGCCGCGGAAGAGGCTGGTGACCGAGGTGGGGCTGAGACTGTCGGCGAGGGTGCCGTTGCCGAGCTGGCCGGTGCGGCCGGCGCCCCAGCTCAGGACGGTCGGATTGCCCTCGTTGGCGAGCGCGAGGGGGGTCGGTGCGGCGGCGAGCGCGGCGGCGGCCGTGAGGACCGCCAGGCTTCGCAAGGGGGTACGCAGGGGACTGCGGCGTGTACGGGACATGGCTCTGCTCTCCTTCGATGGGGACATACGGGAGCGCTGCGCCCGGTCGACCGGTGGCCCCACGGGGGAAGGCGGATCGGGCGCGGGTCATGCGGACAGGCCGTGCCGGGCCGTCGGGCATGGGGCGCCCGACGGCGGGGTGCGGCGGCCGGGACGGGCCGCCGGGCACAAGATCAGACTGGCCGAGAATGATCACCGTGGCGAGCGGGACGCGATGAAACACCCGTCTGACGGACGCCCGTTCGGGGTCGCGATTCCGGGGGCGCGTTCACCTGCCGAGCACCCCTGAGGGGCGCCTTCGCGGCTGCGGCCGACGGGCCGCCGTACGGCGGCGGCCGGGGGAGTGAAGGACCCCGTCGCGTACGGCCGCCCGCCCTCTCGCCCGCACGTCGCATTCCCTACGAACGGGTGGACCGGCGGGCCCGGCGGGCGGCCGGCGAAGGACCCGGATCCGGCCCCTCGCGGCGGCCCCGAATGCGCTCCGCCGAAGCGGTGAGCGGGCCCGTCGGCACGCGCCGCGCCGTGTGTCGCGCCGGGGTGCCGGGGTGGCGCCGGTTAGCGTCGGACCACGCTCGGTGATCTTGAGGACAGTCCCCTGTCCCGCCCCTGGCGTCCCCTTCCGAGCCGCCCAACACACCCCTGTCCCAAGGGAGTTCCCATGCCTTACGTGAAGGCGCGCCGTGCCCTCGGCGTCGTCCTGCTCGCCGCTGCCCTGGCCCTGCCGGCGACCTCCGTCGCCCACGCCGAGGAGTGCAAGCCCGACGACCAGGCCTGCCTGGACAAGGAGGCCAACGCCAAGGAGGCCAAGGAGATCGAGGAGAAGCAGAAGAAGAACGACGAGGCGGCCGCCAAGGCCGACAAGGACATCAAGGCGGCCGGCGAGAAGCTCAAGGAGTGCCCGCCCGGCTCCTCCTCCTGCATGGGCAAGCTGACCGGCGGCAAGGGCGCTGACGAGGAGCAGGGCCTCAAGGACATGACCGAGACCATCTCCACGAACAAGCCCGAACCGGGGAACAACGCGGCCGAGGCCGTCACCTCGACCTGCGCGTCCTTCCCCGGCTCGCTGCCGCAGGGGTCCACCGACCCGGGACAGTCCCCCTTCCCGGTCGACCAGCTCTGCTCCCTGCTCGGCTCCTGAACACACCCACCCACCCCGAAGGGTTCCTTCGTCATGTCTCCGCGCCGTCCCCGCGCCCTCCTGCCCGTGCTCGTCCTCGGCCTCACCGCGCCGCTGACGCTGCTCGCCCCGCCCGCCGCCGCCGAAGAGGGGCCGGGCGAGACCCCGGTCCCCCGCGCCCTCACCGCCGACGGACGCCCGGCCGAGGTCGACGACGTCCTCCAGCACTGCCGGACCAAGCGCTCCGCCTGCACGTTCACGATCGACCCCAAGCTCAGCCGCGAGTACGCCACCACCGTGAAGTCGCTCGGCAACGCGGTCGTCAACTGCACCCAGAGCGACATGGCCGTCGAGCGGACCGTCACCCTCAAGACCGGCACCACCGACAACATCGGCGGCGAGATCTCCGGGCAGATCACCGCCGAGGGCACGGTCGCCGCCTCCGGCCAGGTGACCGCCAACCTCGCCAACGAGACCGCCATGGAACACAAGACGCCCCAGCTCGACAAGGGCCCCACCTCGACGAACGGCAACAAGACCACCGTCTCGGGCGGCGCGACGGCCTCCGGCTCACTCACCGCGCGGCTCGCCTTCGCGGCCGCCTTCAAAGCCACGTACTCCAAGTCCTGGACGGTCGAGAACAGCGAGCAGACCGTCTACAAGACCACCGTCCACGCGCACGACATGCTCGTCTTCGGCGCCAACGCCGCCATGAAGCGCGTGGTCGGCAGCCTCGTCGCCAAGACTGGGCAACGCATCATCGGCATCGCCGTGGACAGCCCCTCGATGGTCACCAGCAGCTCGTTCATCGCCCAGACGTACGCCGCGCCCGCCGGCGTCTGCGGCGGCACGCGGCCCCCTCAGAACACCGCCCCGACTCCGGCCCCCGGCCCCGCTCCCGCTCCCGCCCCCGGCCCCCCTTCCGCCGCCGAGGTCCCCGCCGCACGGGCGGTGCCTCCGGCCGCCGAACCCAAGCACGTCGTCGTCCTGCCCGCCGCCGCTTCCTGATCCGGGAGGAGAACCACCATGCACCGCACCACGCTCCCGGCCCTCGCCGTCCTCGGGGCCGCCGGACTGCTGCTGCCCGTCGTCCCCGCCTCGTACGCCGCACAGGCCGCCCCCGCCGAACAGGACGTCACCGTCCTCAACGGCGACTTCGCCGACCCCGTCATGAAGGGCGACGGCCCCACCACCGTCGGCCTCGACCACTGGACCGGCCTCAACCAGCGCTACTCGCCCGCCGCTTCGGGCCGCACCGACGCCTCCCACGGCGTCGCCCTCCAGAAGGACGGCAACACCCTCCGCCAGCGGCTCCGCGGGGTCCGCGCCGGGGCGAAGGTCACCGTGACCTACGAGGACAGCCCCGCGGTCTCCAAGGAGTGCACCGGCGAACAGGTCGTCGACGGCCAGCCGTACGCCGTCAGCGGCTCCGGCGGCCCCGTCCGGGAGGTCACCACCGCCGGTGACCCCGACCGGGTCAAGGGCACGCCCGGCAAAGGCCGTTGGACCGGCCGCGCCTACGTCTTCACCGCCGGCGAGAACGAGCCGGTGCTCACCTTCACCTCCCGCGTCACCGACTCCCGCACCCATGTGACCTGCTCGCCGATGATCGCCCGCATCCGCGCCGTCGAGGTGCCGCCCGCCGTCGACAAGACCGTCGACAAGACGCGCCTCGGCACCTCGGAGGCGTACAAGGGCAACGAACGGGAGAGCAGCCTCCACAACGCGGCCGCCGCCTGCAACGGCGAGAACGCCTGCACGTTCCGGCCGGATGCCCGGACCTCCTTCCGCTACTACGACAAGGCGCGGGTCGTCGGCGAGGCCTACGTCAACTGCACCCGCAACGCCCTGGAGCACAGCCGGGTCCTCTCGTACTCCGAGCGCAGCCACGACAGCATCGCCCAGACGTACGCCGACGCCGGCCTCGCCCTCCCCGAGGTGGCCCGGCTGCCCACGAGCGGCGACCCGGTGGAGGACGCCAAGCGGATCAAGGAACGCCCGATGGCCACCCAGTTCTCCCAGGCGTACGAGAAGGGCTGGCAGCGGGCCTGGCAGTGGTTCAGCGGCGACCAGAGGACGGTCGTGGAGAAGATCCAGCCGGGCGAGGTCAGCTGGGTCGAGCTGCAGCCGAGCCGCGAGCGGGTCGAGGGCTGGTTCGTCAGCAAGAAGGACGACTACCGGCTGCACGCCGTCGTCGACGGGCCCTCCCGCGCCGTCCCCGACCGGCTGCTCCAGCGCACCGGGCCCATGTCCGAGGCCGAGAAGCAGCGCTGTGCCGCCTCCCGTCCCATGACCACCACCCCGGTGGACGCGGACGCGCCCGCGAGCTCCAGCGACAAGGGGCTCCTCCGGGCGAAGGCGCCGGCGGCGCCGGGCGTCCGCGCATCGGCCCGGACCCTGCCGCTGGACTAGACGGGTCCCGCCGCCTCACCCCGCCACGGCGGTGAGGCGGCGCACCACCTCGTCCCGGCCCAGGGCGCGGGCCACGGCGACGAGGTCCGGGCTGCGGGTGGCACCCGTGAGCGCGACCCGGGCCACGTTCGCGACGACCCTCGGCGGGCCCGCCCAGCCGTCCGGGTCCCGGCGCCAGGAGGCCGTGTCCGGGGCGTGGCCGTGGCGCCCGGCGATCTCCCCGAGCTCCGCGTACCAGTCCTCCGGGGAGACGGCGGCGAACTCGGCCGCGATCTCCCGCACGCGGAGTGCGGGCAGGCCGCCGTAGCGGTCGTCCTCCGGTGCCGGTGGCCGGCCGAAGAGCTCCGCGAAGAAGAAGCCGTACCGGTCGCGGAAGCAGGACCAGCGCTCCAGGTCCTTGCGGGCCGGCGCGCCCTCCGGCCGCCCCGTGGCCACGGCCGCCAGGGCGAGCTCCTCGTGGCGGGCGAGGACGGAGG
This is a stretch of genomic DNA from Streptomyces sp. R44. It encodes these proteins:
- a CDS encoding RCC1 domain-containing protein, with translation MHLPARTTLLAALSLAALTTSALPASAGTDPWVRAWGENAQGQLGNGSVLAQQTPAAVTGITRDDVRELSGGGGGAAAAANGFAVALLKDGTVKSWGNNATGQLGNGTLTAQSFPASVAGLSGVSEVSAGLNHVLAVKGGRILAWGSNASKQLGTGQDTTNPYKAPIPVQSLDKVKDVGAGCDFSVALRQDGTVWTWGKGDNGRLGTGNNTTRETPQKVPDLADVESISVGCEHVLALTADGIVKAWGKGAEGQLGNDSTTDSNKPVDVAYLDAVARIFATSASGFAVLDDGSLAGWGKNTDKQLGDGTASNRTTPVVLDSLKGVQSIAGGADFTVAALDDGSVIGWGANAAAQLGDGSTTTPPGTTVALPPGSGITQVATTMTGKSAFAY
- a CDS encoding sialidase — protein: MSRTRRSPLRTPLRSLAVLTAAAALAAAPTPLALANEGNPTVLSWGAGRTGQLGNGTLADSLSPTSVTSLFRGDVDQVSAGGTSSADSFVLARTDKTVKSWGHNSSGQLGNGGNTNQTVPTTVPRLTNIKDIAAGGKHALALDTSGQVYSWGDNAYGQLGNNRTGDSRTVPDRVQGMPKVKQISAGCDFSLALLENGKVYAWGRGIHGQLGTGNRATSAVPRQVQGLENIVEIDAGCYHALALTADDTVKSWGYNLYGQLGNSSTKSSTVPVDVDWLEGVSDIEAGAFHNYVKTSDSHVWGWGNNQYGQLLEGDEAFGDNISRTNRTAPVEIPRLEGVQHLAAGARHGVAVTADDVFAWGHNGEGQLGNGTTVARFESVKILNEGSAIKDVAVSLGGNTTYAY
- a CDS encoding ATP-binding protein, whose amino-acid sequence is MRTRLLPLLIVLMAGVLLALGFPLAASLAASEQQRVVVDRLDDAARFAALAQFVSESSPGTDERQATLGGELASYHDVYGIRAGVFFRDNRAMAAAPEDWVVPYDGEGRRAFNEALLGRRSHDPPQVWPWQGNARLTIASPVVRDGDVVAVVVTDSPTGQLRSRILRGWLLIFAGEAAAMLLAVGAAFRLTGWVLRPVRVLDAVTHDIATGRMNSRVAATGGPPELRRLAHSFNEMADNVEDALEQQRAFVADASHQLRNPLAALLLRIELLALELPEGNEEIASVRTEGKRLAQVLDDLLDLALAEHAAAELRLIDVGALTAERVASWRPVAEDKGVTLTGECGAVTAWADPVALSSALDAVIDNALKFTPAGESVTVTVVPDRSTVAVVVADQGPGLTEEELGRVGDRFWRSGRHQNIKGSGLGLSIASVLLTAGGGGIAYAPNEPHGLRVTVTVPRIPHDA
- a CDS encoding TAXI family TRAP transporter solute-binding subunit, with the translated sequence MLASLTRAARRRLLAVAVALLAVCAVLVWWLIPFGSPAPSGSVTFSTGVPTGVYQKYGELLKNALAQDLPEVSITLKDSEGSQQNLARVATGEADFTVATADAVAQYQRDRRPGFERLRGCARLYDDYVQLVVRKGSSLQRVQDLRGLRVGVGQDGSGVRLIADRVLAAAGLTPVRDIEPVSAGIDTMPGLLESGQLDAFFWSGGLPTDAVQKLSERFPVRLIPLDARLVDRLHDVGASTRYYRSGVIPADAYAKAQDGRPIETLAVANLLVTTVDADEDLVEGFTRTVIRSRDGIGRRVHPAQLVDLRTAVYTEPLQLHDGARRYYRSVKP
- a CDS encoding RCC1 domain-containing protein — encoded protein: MTYAYARGAACLALLCLAVSPAHAEPRDPWVRAWGLNTAGQLGNGSTLDQQTPSSVPGLARSDVRELAGGGGNNANSFALALLNDGTVQSWGGNSNGQLGNGTTTSQGFPATVAGLSGVSRVAAGVHFAFAVRGGRVLAWGDNAFGQLGNGLTDSAATTRPVAVQSLDKVKEVAAGCYHAAALREDGTVWTWGRNTDGQLGIGSATDQNTPKKVPDLVDAVAIAIGCYHTVALTADGTVKAWGRGGYGQLGNDSTTSSQSPVDVQHLDSVARIYSGGYHNFAVLDDGSVRAWGWNAAGQLGDGTTVDRTTPVPAPGLSGVRALAGGWKHTLAVLDDGSVLAWGDNGSGQLGDGTTTASPTPVLALPQGSGTTRVAASTVWKASYAY